One genomic window of Tenacibaculum tangerinum includes the following:
- a CDS encoding M57 family metalloprotease, whose translation MKKTKLALIMGLSVGVFFTSCSSENDQVKDSGIVEQSSENPGLKPVPQEVVDAAAKLELNVEHIRYDNFYFPDGTSEVRLFIEEDVVMTEEQLFTLAKAKEEGLSGRQYSTNNLVSQGRNISIIGYTGGGGYGLSSKEQTALQWAVNNYNRLSGVSISFTLTFGTNYDDKDMVVYRNPNQSGSGGSAGFPSGGLPYKFVQIYGLSGYTTNVNEHVITHEIGHSVGFRHTDWFSRQSCGQNVNEGTAGVGANHLSGTPTGYDSTSLMLACFSSNEDGEFNSNDIRALQTMY comes from the coding sequence ATGAAAAAAACAAAGTTAGCCCTAATTATGGGCTTATCAGTGGGTGTGTTCTTCACCTCATGTTCAAGCGAAAACGACCAAGTTAAAGATTCAGGAATCGTAGAGCAATCTAGCGAAAACCCGGGATTAAAACCAGTTCCTCAAGAAGTTGTAGATGCTGCAGCTAAATTGGAACTTAACGTTGAGCACATTCGTTACGACAATTTTTATTTCCCTGACGGAACTTCTGAAGTACGTTTATTCATTGAAGAAGACGTAGTAATGACAGAAGAGCAGTTATTTACCTTAGCAAAAGCCAAAGAAGAAGGTTTATCAGGACGCCAGTATTCAACCAACAACTTAGTATCTCAAGGTAGAAATATTTCTATTATTGGATATACAGGAGGCGGTGGTTACGGTCTTTCTAGTAAAGAACAAACGGCATTGCAGTGGGCGGTAAACAACTACAATCGTTTAAGTGGAGTTTCTATAAGCTTTACATTAACGTTTGGTACCAACTATGATGATAAAGATATGGTAGTGTACCGCAATCCGAACCAGTCAGGTTCAGGAGGTAGTGCAGGTTTCCCAAGCGGTGGTTTACCATACAAGTTTGTACAAATCTACGGATTATCAGGGTATACAACCAACGTAAACGAGCACGTAATTACACACGAAATCGGACATTCAGTAGGGTTCAGACATACAGATTGGTTTAGCCGTCAAAGTTGTGGACAAAACGTAAACGAAGGAACTGCTGGTGTAGGAGCGAACCATCTATCAGGTACACCAACAGGATACGATTCAACTTCATTAATGTTAGCATGCTTTAGCTCAAACGAAGACGGTGAGTTCAACTCAAACGACATAAGAGCTTTACAAACAATGTATTAA
- a CDS encoding OmpP1/FadL family transporter: MKTTFPKLIVLFFSIGLYAQTGHIMQGVGAVNMSMGGAATAQPLDISGAMHWNPASVAAFDHKVIKFDVGLFFSSPSLSSSLPSGMLFQAGDMGPGSPESPPVFGTTEDERGLSLMPAIAMLWAKEDSKHTFGLSAFGISGFGVTFPQETNLPFSADGNPNMNWDPSNSNPILWPQAFRGFGRVQSDYMLLQVSGTWAYELSDKVSIGIQPNINYAALTLEPNPLAAPDFPQLPNEIGKGYPVSDKASAIGFGAQFGIFYDSKAGIKLGASYKTAQKFNAFEFKNTYLDGSSAPEVAFQMDYPAIVSMGIGYSINNIDLALDFRRVLYEDTEGFKASGWQMGDNGFPTGAVQGFGWNNISVLSVGAQYKGIHKLPLRFGYTHSSNPIAEELAFFSTPAPAIIRNAYQLGLSYELTNKWQIDAVYHYGTSDGKTQGTLLDPSAISPTNPLGKIPGTTVAYDMTTSMIMFGIQYQFLK; encoded by the coding sequence ATGAAAACAACATTTCCAAAATTAATTGTTTTATTTTTTTCCATAGGACTATATGCGCAAACAGGTCATATTATGCAAGGAGTAGGGGCTGTTAATATGTCTATGGGTGGAGCAGCAACTGCACAGCCTCTTGATATTTCTGGTGCTATGCATTGGAATCCTGCCTCTGTAGCTGCCTTCGATCATAAAGTTATAAAGTTTGATGTGGGTTTATTCTTTTCTTCTCCATCACTAAGTTCGAGTTTACCTAGCGGTATGCTCTTCCAAGCAGGTGATATGGGACCAGGATCACCTGAATCACCACCAGTTTTTGGCACTACCGAAGATGAAAGAGGATTGTCGTTAATGCCAGCCATTGCCATGCTCTGGGCTAAGGAGGATAGCAAACATACCTTTGGGCTTTCTGCCTTTGGTATTAGCGGATTCGGAGTTACTTTTCCGCAGGAAACTAACTTGCCTTTTAGTGCGGATGGAAATCCTAATATGAATTGGGATCCTAGTAATTCTAATCCTATTCTTTGGCCTCAAGCTTTTAGAGGATTTGGTCGCGTTCAATCTGATTACATGTTGTTACAAGTTTCAGGAACTTGGGCTTACGAACTATCAGACAAAGTATCTATTGGAATACAACCAAATATAAACTATGCCGCTTTAACTTTAGAACCCAATCCTTTGGCAGCACCAGACTTCCCTCAATTACCAAACGAAATAGGAAAAGGCTATCCAGTATCCGACAAGGCATCTGCTATAGGTTTTGGCGCACAATTTGGTATTTTCTATGATTCAAAAGCTGGTATCAAATTAGGAGCTTCTTATAAAACAGCACAAAAATTTAATGCTTTCGAATTTAAAAACACCTATTTAGATGGGTCATCTGCACCAGAAGTAGCATTTCAAATGGATTATCCAGCAATAGTTTCTATGGGAATAGGATATTCAATTAATAATATTGATTTAGCATTAGATTTTAGAAGAGTTTTGTATGAAGATACAGAGGGATTCAAAGCTAGTGGATGGCAAATGGGAGACAACGGTTTTCCAACAGGAGCCGTACAGGGATTTGGATGGAATAACATTTCAGTTTTATCTGTAGGTGCCCAATACAAAGGAATTCATAAACTACCTTTACGTTTTGGTTACACACACAGTTCTAATCCGATAGCAGAAGAATTAGCGTTTTTCTCTACCCCAGCTCCCGCAATTATTAGAAATGCATATCAGCTTGGTTTAAGTTACGAACTTACAAACAAATGGCAAATAGATGCGGTATACCACTATGGTACAAGCGATGGCAAAACTCAAGGAACTCTACTTGACCCGAGTGCGATTAGCCCTACAAATCCGCTTGGAAAAATCCCTGGAACTACAGTAGCTTACGATATGACTACATCTATGATAATGTTTGGTATTCAATATCAATTCTTGAAATAA
- the leuC gene encoding 3-isopropylmalate dehydratase large subunit: protein MGKTLFDKVWDAHVVYTVKDGPQILYIDKHLIHEVTSPQAFNELKERKIPIARPDKTVATADHNTPTVNQHLPIKDALSRNQLEQLSKNCEENNITLYGLGHQYNGIVHVMAPELGITQPGMTMVCGDSHTSTHGAFGTIAFGIGTSQVAQVFASQCLLLEKPKSLRVNVNGKLKKGVLPKDVILYIIAQLGTNSGTGYFCEYAGNVFEEMSMEGRMTVCNMSIEMGARGGMIAPDQTTFEYVKGREFAPKGDEFDKKVAYWKTLKTDEKAVFDKEYSFNAEDIEPMLTYGTNPGMGIKISENIPQLEDASFEKSLQYMNFKKGTSLIDTPVNYVFIGSCTNSRIEDFRVAASYIKGKQKAPNVNAWLVPGSQQVAKQIKQEGLQEVFEAAGFELRQPGCSACLAMNDDKIPEGEYCVSTSNRNFEGRQGQGARTILASPLMAAATAVEGKITDFTKQLN, encoded by the coding sequence ATGGGAAAAACATTGTTTGATAAAGTATGGGATGCACATGTGGTATATACAGTGAAAGATGGACCACAAATTCTATATATAGATAAGCATTTAATTCACGAGGTAACCAGCCCGCAGGCATTTAACGAGTTGAAAGAACGTAAGATTCCAATTGCACGACCAGATAAAACAGTAGCAACAGCCGATCATAACACACCAACTGTTAACCAGCATTTACCAATAAAAGATGCGCTATCAAGAAATCAATTAGAACAGTTAAGCAAAAACTGTGAAGAAAACAATATTACTCTGTATGGTTTAGGACATCAATACAACGGAATTGTGCATGTAATGGCACCAGAATTAGGAATTACCCAACCAGGAATGACCATGGTTTGTGGAGATAGCCATACATCAACACATGGTGCTTTTGGTACGATTGCTTTTGGTATTGGTACCAGTCAGGTAGCACAAGTATTTGCAAGTCAATGTTTGTTATTAGAAAAACCCAAGAGTTTACGTGTAAATGTAAACGGAAAACTTAAAAAAGGAGTCCTTCCAAAAGATGTAATCTTATATATAATTGCACAACTAGGTACCAACTCAGGAACAGGATATTTCTGTGAGTATGCAGGAAATGTATTTGAAGAAATGTCTATGGAAGGACGCATGACCGTGTGCAACATGAGTATTGAAATGGGAGCCAGAGGAGGTATGATAGCCCCAGATCAAACCACTTTTGAATACGTGAAAGGACGTGAGTTTGCACCAAAAGGAGATGAGTTTGATAAAAAAGTAGCCTATTGGAAAACATTAAAAACAGATGAAAAAGCAGTATTCGATAAAGAATATTCATTCAATGCAGAAGATATTGAGCCAATGCTAACCTACGGAACCAACCCTGGAATGGGAATAAAAATTTCAGAAAACATTCCCCAACTAGAAGATGCTTCCTTTGAAAAGTCATTACAATATATGAACTTTAAAAAAGGAACATCGTTAATCGATACGCCTGTTAACTACGTATTTATAGGAAGCTGTACAAACTCTAGAATAGAAGACTTTAGAGTGGCTGCAAGCTACATAAAAGGAAAACAAAAAGCGCCGAATGTAAACGCTTGGTTAGTACCAGGCTCGCAACAAGTAGCCAAACAAATAAAGCAAGAAGGCTTACAAGAAGTTTTTGAAGCCGCAGGATTTGAATTACGACAACCAGGATGTTCAGCTTGTTTAGCAATGAACGACGATAAAATACCAGAAGGAGAATACTGTGTGTCAACTTCAAATAGAAACTTTGAAGGACGACAAGGTCAAGGAGCAAGAACCATCTTGGCAAGTCCGCTAATGGCTGCTGCAACAGCAGTAGAAGGAAAAATTACAGATTTTACAAAACAGCTAAACTGA
- a CDS encoding DUF4738 domain-containing protein, whose amino-acid sequence MKSQFLILIMSIIFFSCSEQKKEKLAVEKKPESVETSKKRIDTLTISERQNLTDKSVIERYFPEENETVKFDTIISAQNLKISIQSTTLDSYVTNEFESDGIKYIDKYRDSKKHLRILKGNQLILDTTFVKETFVDYAGQDFLDIANLHGYWFNGIDENVLEFFGAINKPETDWSYAFYHFFDLSNQKFRIEEHIDEEI is encoded by the coding sequence ATGAAAAGTCAATTTCTAATATTGATAATGTCAATCATTTTTTTCAGCTGCAGTGAGCAGAAAAAAGAAAAATTGGCAGTTGAAAAGAAACCTGAAAGTGTTGAGACTTCAAAAAAGCGAATCGACACTTTGACAATTTCTGAACGTCAAAATTTAACAGACAAAAGCGTCATTGAACGATACTTCCCTGAAGAAAATGAAACCGTAAAATTTGACACAATTATATCCGCTCAAAATCTTAAAATTTCGATTCAAAGTACAACTCTTGACTCATACGTTACAAACGAATTTGAAAGTGACGGGATAAAGTATATTGATAAGTATAGGGACAGCAAAAAGCATTTAAGAATACTAAAGGGAAACCAATTAATCTTGGACACTACGTTCGTTAAAGAAACCTTTGTGGATTATGCAGGACAAGATTTCCTTGATATTGCGAATTTGCACGGATATTGGTTCAATGGAATTGATGAAAACGTACTTGAATTTTTTGGAGCAATTAACAAACCCGAAACGGATTGGTCATATGCATTTTATCATTTTTTTGACTTATCAAATCAAAAGTTTAGAATCGAAGAACATATTGACGAAGAAATATAA
- the leuD gene encoding 3-isopropylmalate dehydratase small subunit, producing the protein MEKFTKLIDTAIPLPTENVDTDQIIPARFLKSTNKKGFGDNLFRDWRYTKEGSLNKRFVLNDKNYNGSILIAGDNFGCGSSREHAAWALADYGFKVVISSFFADIFKGNALNNGILPVQVSKEYLAKLLKKVTEQPNTTIIVDLEEQILKTPIGNVRFEINPYKKLCMINGYDDIDFLMSKKNRIQDFELAHANH; encoded by the coding sequence ATGGAGAAATTTACGAAACTAATAGATACGGCAATACCACTACCTACTGAGAACGTAGATACCGACCAAATTATACCTGCACGTTTTTTAAAATCAACCAATAAAAAAGGCTTTGGAGATAACCTGTTTAGAGATTGGCGATATACAAAAGAAGGAAGCTTAAATAAACGTTTTGTACTAAACGACAAAAACTATAACGGAAGCATTTTAATAGCAGGAGATAATTTTGGATGTGGTTCGAGTAGAGAACATGCAGCATGGGCTTTGGCAGACTACGGATTTAAAGTTGTAATTAGTAGTTTTTTTGCCGATATTTTTAAAGGAAATGCACTTAATAACGGCATATTACCTGTACAAGTATCTAAAGAATACTTAGCAAAACTTTTAAAAAAAGTTACAGAACAACCAAATACAACCATAATTGTCGATTTAGAAGAACAGATATTAAAAACACCAATAGGAAATGTAAGATTTGAAATCAACCCATACAAAAAGCTATGTATGATAAATGGTTACGATGATATTGATTTTCTAATGAGTAAAAAAAATAGGATACAAGATTTTGAGTTAGCACATGCTAACCATTAG
- a CDS encoding 2-isopropylmalate synthase, which yields MQSDKIQIFDTTLRDGEQVPGCKLDTQQKLIIAERLDFLGVDVIEAGFPVSSPGDFTSVQEIAKLVKNAAVCGLTRAVKKDIEVAAEALKFTKKPRIHTGIGTSDSHIQFKFKASKEEVIARAKEAVSYAKNFVDDVEFYAEDAGRTDNAFLAKVCEEVIKSGATVLNIPDTTGYCLPEEYGKKIKYLKDNVKGIENVIISCHCHNDLGLATANSIAGAINGARQIECTVNGIGERAGNTALEEVVMILKQHPYLNLQTDINTKLLYDTSMMVRERMGMPVQPNKAIVGANAFAHSSGIHQDGVIKNRETYEIIDPADVGVTESAIVLTARSGRAALAYRAKKIGYELTKIQLDTAYKTFLQFADRQKEVIDEDIHQIMKQVNKISKIAAA from the coding sequence ATGCAAAGCGATAAGATCCAAATTTTTGATACAACATTACGAGACGGCGAGCAGGTTCCAGGCTGTAAATTAGATACCCAACAAAAACTAATTATTGCAGAAAGGCTCGATTTTTTAGGAGTTGATGTTATAGAGGCGGGGTTTCCTGTTTCGAGTCCGGGTGACTTTACATCGGTACAAGAAATAGCGAAATTGGTTAAAAATGCTGCTGTTTGTGGATTAACAAGAGCTGTAAAAAAAGATATTGAAGTAGCTGCTGAGGCTTTAAAATTTACTAAGAAACCAAGAATTCATACAGGTATAGGTACGAGCGATTCTCATATTCAATTTAAGTTTAAAGCTTCAAAAGAAGAAGTAATTGCCCGTGCCAAAGAAGCGGTTTCGTACGCCAAAAATTTTGTAGATGATGTAGAATTTTATGCAGAAGATGCCGGAAGAACAGACAATGCCTTTTTAGCCAAGGTTTGTGAAGAAGTTATAAAATCTGGCGCAACCGTACTAAATATTCCAGATACAACGGGTTATTGTTTGCCCGAAGAGTACGGAAAAAAAATTAAATACTTAAAAGACAATGTAAAAGGCATTGAAAACGTAATAATTTCTTGCCATTGCCACAACGATTTAGGTTTAGCAACTGCAAACTCTATTGCAGGGGCAATCAACGGAGCACGCCAGATAGAGTGTACCGTGAACGGAATAGGTGAACGTGCAGGAAACACTGCTTTAGAAGAAGTGGTGATGATTTTAAAGCAACACCCTTATTTAAACCTTCAAACAGATATCAATACCAAACTGTTGTACGATACCAGTATGATGGTTCGCGAGCGTATGGGAATGCCGGTGCAACCTAACAAAGCCATCGTAGGTGCCAATGCCTTTGCACACAGTTCAGGAATACATCAAGATGGGGTTATTAAAAACCGTGAAACCTATGAAATTATCGATCCAGCAGATGTAGGAGTTACCGAGAGTGCGATTGTATTAACAGCAAGAAGCGGAAGAGCAGCTTTGGCATATCGAGCCAAAAAGATAGGGTATGAGCTAACTAAAATTCAGCTAGATACCGCTTACAAAACGTTCTTGCAATTTGCCGACAGACAAAAAGAAGTGATAGATGAAGATATTCATCAAATAATGAAACAAGTCAATAAAATTTCAAAAATAGCCGCAGCCTAA
- a CDS encoding transposase, with protein sequence MEPVFGTLTQYMGLRKVNVRGIDGANKCMLMAGAAYNIKKLLKFLGTPTKTESKAVAFVFWLKNVRCHLINFVLSSEKK encoded by the coding sequence GTGGAGCCTGTTTTTGGAACTCTTACACAGTATATGGGCTTGCGCAAAGTTAATGTTAGGGGTATCGATGGGGCGAATAAGTGCATGCTCATGGCTGGGGCGGCTTATAACATTAAAAAACTATTAAAATTCTTGGGTACACCTACTAAAACTGAGTCCAAAGCGGTTGCTTTTGTGTTTTGGTTAAAAAACGTACGATGTCACTTAATAAATTTCGTTTTAAGCTCAGAAAAAAAGTAA
- the leuB gene encoding 3-isopropylmalate dehydrogenase — MKYTIAVISGDGIGPEVTEQSKKVLRAVGNIFDHTFLFKEALMGACAIDKTGNPLPKETIELCKTSDAILFGAIGDPKYDNNPAAKVRPEQGLLQLRKELGLFCNVRPVKAYDTLLHNSPLKKDRIEGTDITIYRELTGGIYFGLKELSDDGKHAFDGCSYTIEEIERIAHLAFQSAQKRRKKLTLVDKANVLETSRLWRKTVTAMAVTYPDVELDFLYVDNAAMKLILNPKDFDVILTENLFGDILSDEASVIGGSIGLLASASLGKENALFEPIHGSFPQAKGKDIANPLASILSTALLLRHLGLNEEAEVVEKAVQKSLELGITTEDINTKNPFSTSKVGDFIADYIYNQEDSDLNFQNIHMGQSTII; from the coding sequence ATGAAATATACGATAGCAGTAATATCAGGAGACGGTATAGGACCTGAAGTAACAGAACAATCAAAAAAAGTGCTAAGAGCAGTAGGAAATATTTTCGATCATACGTTTTTGTTTAAAGAAGCCCTGATGGGAGCTTGTGCAATCGACAAAACAGGAAATCCATTGCCAAAAGAAACCATTGAATTGTGTAAAACAAGTGATGCCATATTGTTCGGAGCTATTGGAGACCCAAAATACGATAACAACCCAGCAGCAAAAGTACGTCCAGAGCAAGGGTTGTTACAGTTAAGAAAAGAATTAGGATTGTTTTGTAATGTGAGACCTGTAAAGGCATACGATACGTTACTACACAACTCTCCTCTTAAAAAGGATAGAATTGAAGGAACAGATATTACCATTTATCGAGAGCTAACAGGAGGCATTTATTTTGGACTTAAAGAATTGAGTGATGATGGAAAGCATGCTTTTGATGGCTGTTCATATACAATAGAAGAAATCGAAAGAATAGCACACCTAGCTTTTCAATCAGCTCAAAAAAGAAGAAAAAAATTAACTTTGGTAGACAAGGCCAATGTGTTAGAAACTTCAAGATTATGGCGTAAAACCGTAACAGCAATGGCAGTAACATATCCTGATGTAGAACTTGATTTTTTATATGTTGATAACGCAGCGATGAAATTAATATTAAATCCGAAAGATTTTGATGTAATACTAACAGAAAATCTTTTCGGAGATATACTCTCTGATGAAGCGAGTGTAATTGGCGGTTCGATAGGCTTACTAGCTTCGGCCTCTTTAGGAAAAGAGAATGCACTCTTTGAGCCAATTCATGGATCTTTTCCGCAAGCAAAAGGAAAAGATATTGCAAACCCTTTAGCATCGATATTATCAACAGCATTATTGCTAAGACACTTAGGTTTAAATGAAGAAGCAGAAGTAGTAGAAAAAGCAGTACAAAAATCTCTTGAATTAGGCATAACCACCGAAGATATCAATACGAAAAATCCGTTTTCAACAAGTAAAGTAGGCGATTTTATAGCAGACTATATATACAATCAAGAAGACAGTGATTTAAATTTTCAGAATATTCACATGGGTCAAAGTACCATTATATAA
- a CDS encoding MutS-related protein encodes MIKDIIFQIKYSFSQISFNRKRELNQRLKESFGKLKDDSFDFNNIEKYFRNKDNSKAYQVLSDKTCNDLDFDDLFMFLDRTHSKVGQQYFYNNLRTIKVNEKQTKLNEEIVTELSKNFKLRISVQKKLEKLKHKDAYYITTLFQEEHINQPKWFFIIKLLSFTSLLSLIFGFFNPIFFIVLLGVFCVNFVLHYWNKNNLVQYVSSIPQLLRLNNIASHLFTNPLFKKINPDLPKSIKLINEVKNRMSFFQLEAKLQGEFEIIAWFIFEIFKTMFLLEPLLLFGVLKRLNKKREEIENVFKFVGHIDMLISIASLRNGLKTFCLPIINDGDKIIVENISHPLIFNCTTNSIKISEKSILLTGSNMSGKTSFIRAIGLNVITGFTINTCFAKSMTFPLLKVFSAIRISDDLMNDKSYYFEEVLTIKEMLKESASKNKNLFLLDEIFKGTNTVERISAGKSVLSALSKNNNKILVSTHDIELTDMLSDEYDLYHFSETVNDKNVGFDYKLKVGKLKNRNAIRILEINDYPKGVVKEAIEIAKELDKTYLAKNTTGNNGS; translated from the coding sequence ATGATTAAAGATATAATATTTCAAATAAAATACTCGTTTTCTCAAATATCCTTCAATCGAAAAAGAGAGTTAAATCAAAGGTTAAAAGAATCATTTGGAAAACTGAAAGATGATTCCTTTGACTTTAATAACATAGAAAAATACTTCAGAAATAAAGATAATTCAAAAGCATATCAAGTATTATCAGACAAAACTTGTAACGACTTGGATTTTGATGATTTGTTTATGTTTCTTGACCGAACTCATTCAAAAGTAGGTCAACAATACTTTTACAATAATCTTCGGACAATAAAAGTAAATGAAAAGCAAACCAAGCTAAACGAAGAAATAGTAACCGAATTATCAAAAAATTTCAAATTAAGAATTTCGGTTCAAAAAAAGCTTGAAAAACTAAAACATAAAGATGCTTACTACATAACTACATTATTTCAAGAAGAACACATTAATCAACCAAAATGGTTTTTTATTATAAAATTATTGTCGTTTACAAGTCTACTATCATTGATTTTTGGATTTTTTAATCCTATATTTTTCATAGTTCTATTAGGCGTTTTCTGCGTGAATTTTGTGCTTCATTATTGGAACAAAAATAATTTAGTACAATATGTAAGTTCAATTCCGCAGCTTTTAAGACTTAATAATATCGCTTCTCATTTATTTACAAACCCATTATTTAAAAAAATAAATCCTGACTTGCCAAAGTCAATAAAATTAATAAATGAAGTTAAAAATAGAATGTCATTTTTTCAACTCGAAGCTAAACTTCAAGGAGAATTTGAAATCATAGCTTGGTTTATATTTGAGATTTTTAAAACAATGTTTTTGCTTGAGCCTTTATTATTATTTGGAGTTTTAAAAAGGTTAAATAAAAAAAGAGAAGAAATAGAAAACGTTTTTAAGTTTGTTGGACATATTGATATGCTAATTTCAATAGCGTCTTTAAGAAACGGACTTAAAACATTCTGTTTGCCAATTATTAATGATGGAGATAAAATCATTGTTGAAAATATCAGTCATCCTTTAATTTTTAATTGCACAACTAATAGTATAAAAATATCTGAAAAATCCATACTTCTTACAGGCTCAAATATGTCTGGAAAAACTTCTTTTATTCGTGCAATTGGACTAAATGTAATAACTGGATTTACAATTAATACTTGTTTTGCAAAATCAATGACTTTTCCTTTGTTAAAAGTGTTTTCGGCTATCCGAATAAGTGATGATTTAATGAACGACAAAAGTTATTATTTTGAAGAAGTATTAACCATTAAGGAAATGCTTAAAGAGAGCGCAAGCAAAAATAAAAACCTGTTTCTTTTAGATGAAATATTTAAAGGTACAAATACAGTAGAGCGTATTTCTGCTGGAAAATCTGTTTTATCTGCTTTATCAAAGAATAATAATAAAATATTGGTTTCAACTCACGACATAGAATTAACCGATATGCTTTCGGACGAATATGATCTGTACCATTTTAGTGAAACAGTAAATGACAAGAATGTAGGTTTTGATTACAAACTGAAAGTAGGAAAATTAAAAAATAGAAACGCAATTAGAATACTTGAAATTAATGATTACCCAAAAGGGGTTGTGAAAGAAGCAATCGAAATAGCAAAAGAATTAGATAAAACATATTTAGCGAAAAACACTACTGGCAACAACGGTAGCTGA
- a CDS encoding serine hydrolase domain-containing protein: protein MKENLLKISIFLLLTISFTSCESQNKIKNLLGVEVSTDSINTFLKSRMDSLNIPGLSIAVINDSKVVYHKNFGFANVEKKLPVTNKTIFEAASISKSVFAFFVMKFVEEGKLDLDKPLYEYLPYEDIANDERYKKITARMVLSHRSGFPNWRENEDDKKLKIKFDPGTAYEYSGEGYQYLAMVLKKIENTDWNGLEALFQKKVAEPLKMEHTVFIPTSYTEKNKAEPYNNQGDWIDLKNDYWYKKDKGKFVAPSSMLTEPIDFSKWMIGIMNNKILSKESYSELLKHHSKISTSSTGISVYYALGFLTADKVYSNTYFHGGNNAGFTCSYLIETEKKWGYILFTNSEYGEKLGDEVWNYFEKESE, encoded by the coding sequence ATGAAAGAAAATTTATTGAAAATATCTATATTCCTACTCTTAACAATTTCATTTACAAGTTGTGAATCACAAAACAAAATTAAGAACCTTTTAGGAGTTGAAGTTTCAACTGACTCAATTAATACTTTCCTCAAATCGAGAATGGACTCATTGAATATTCCCGGACTTTCAATTGCAGTCATAAATGACAGTAAAGTAGTTTATCACAAAAATTTTGGATTTGCCAACGTTGAAAAAAAGTTACCAGTTACCAACAAAACCATTTTCGAAGCTGCATCAATCTCAAAATCAGTATTTGCTTTTTTTGTAATGAAATTTGTTGAAGAAGGCAAATTGGATTTAGATAAACCCTTGTATGAATATTTACCATATGAAGATATAGCCAATGACGAAAGGTATAAGAAAATAACAGCACGTATGGTTTTAAGCCATAGGTCAGGATTTCCGAATTGGAGAGAAAATGAAGACGATAAAAAATTAAAAATAAAGTTTGACCCAGGAACAGCTTATGAATATTCTGGAGAAGGTTATCAATATCTCGCTATGGTTCTGAAAAAAATAGAAAATACGGATTGGAACGGTTTAGAAGCTCTTTTTCAAAAGAAAGTCGCAGAACCATTAAAAATGGAACATACAGTATTTATACCAACATCTTATACAGAAAAAAATAAGGCAGAACCTTATAACAATCAAGGCGATTGGATTGATTTAAAAAATGATTATTGGTACAAAAAAGATAAAGGAAAATTCGTTGCACCTTCATCTATGCTGACAGAACCGATAGACTTTTCAAAATGGATGATTGGAATAATGAATAACAAAATTTTATCTAAAGAAAGTTATTCCGAATTGCTAAAACATCATTCAAAAATATCTACATCTTCAACTGGAATTAGTGTTTATTATGCTTTAGGTTTTTTAACAGCTGATAAAGTTTATAGTAACACCTATTTTCACGGAGGAAACAACGCTGGATTTACTTGCTCATATCTTATAGAAACAGAAAAAAAATGGGGATATATTCTTTTCACCAATTCAGAGTATGGAGAAAAACTCGGAGATGAAGTTTGGAATTATTTTGAAAAGGAGAGTGAATAA